A region from the Lolium perenne isolate Kyuss_39 chromosome 4, Kyuss_2.0, whole genome shotgun sequence genome encodes:
- the LOC127292304 gene encoding pentatricopeptide repeat-containing protein At1g18485: protein MPAAAAVHLAPLPARAQPHPHSTNPPPPPAKPTAASLPQWNALLAGHSRAGRHADALALLPPLLAASEGLAPDSFTLPPAAKSCGFLRDGATTGRQVHALAAKLGLASHDPFVANSLVSMYGRCGRAEDAEKVFDGIPTASRNLVSWNALMAALSANPRRAIEVFRDCLVDLSEAAPDEATLVTVLPMCAALGCPGTGMAVHGLAVKSGWDAAARVSNVLVDMYAKCGELANAERAFLRASEGNVVSWNVMLGGYARNGEAGAAFGLLREMQQTEERGVPADEITVLSVLPACSGPPDLPKLRELHAFIIRRGLDWTGGNDMVPNALMAAYGRCGCLLHASHLFTSIRSKTVSSWNTLIGAHAQNGEVNTAIELFRQMARDCGLKPDWFSIGSLLLACGNLKHLLHCKATHGFILRNGLERDSFIRSSLLSAYIQCGTVSLARLLFDDDAVENEEVSWNTMIAGYSQNGLPSEALQLFREMQSNVARGHRPLLISATSALMACSELPAVRLGKEMHCFALKANYCEDSFLSSSLIGMYSKCGFVDDARAFFDRLEAKDAVSWTAMITGYAVNGAGKEAVELYDRMRREGVEPDEFTYLGLLVACGHAGMLEEGLHLFEEMRNHCETEAKLEHYACVVGMLSRGGRFADAVALMEEMPEEPDAKVLSSVLSACHIHGEVELGMEVAERLLELEPDKAEHYVLASNMYAGTGQWDEMRKVRKMLRGAGVAKEPGCSWIDVAGKVYSFVVGENSLPEMDEVWRMCHGLEQRIREIGYVPDTTVVLHELEEEEKVEALRWHSEKQAIAFGLLRTAGPAKVRVFKNIRMCKDCHNAAKLISKVVEREIVVRDKKRFHHFRDGKCSCGDYW from the coding sequence ATGCCCGCCGCGGCCGCCGTCCACCTCGCGCCGCTTCCCGCTCGAGCACAGCCCCACCCCCACTCTACCaaccctcctccgccgccggcaaaGCCCACCGCCGCGTCACTCCCGCAATGGAACGCGCTCCTCGCCGGCCACTCCCGCGCCGGCCGCCACGCCGACGCCCTGGCCCTCCTACCGCCGCTCCTCGCCGCCTCCGAGGGCCTCGCCCCGGACAGCTTCACGCTCCCTCCCGCCGCCAAGTCCTGCGGCTTCCTCCGAGACGGCGCGACTACGGGGCGCCAGGTCCACGCGCTCGCCGCCAAGCTCGGCCTGGCCAGCCACGACCCCTTCGTCGCCAACTCTCTCGTCTCGATGTACGGCCGGTGCGGCCGCGCCGAGGACGCCGAGAAGGTGTTCGACGGGATTCCGACCGCGTCCAGGAACCTCGTCTCCTGGAACGCGCTCATGGCGGCGCTCTCGGCCAACCCGCGCCGAGCCATCGAGGTGTTCCGGGACTGCCTGGTCGATCTTTCAGAGGCCGCACCGGACGAGGCCACGCTGGTGACGGTGCTCCCGATGTGCGCCGCGCTCGGGTGTCCGGGGACAGGCATGGCGGTGCACGGCCTCGCGGTGAAGTCTGGGTGGGACGCGGCTGCGCGCGTGAGCAACGTGCTCGTCGATATGTACGCCAAGTGCGGCGAGCTCGCCAACGCCGAGCGCGCGTTCCTCCGGGCATCCGAGGGCAACGTCGTGTCCTGGAATGTGATGCTCGGCGGGTACGCGAGGAACGGCGAGGCCGGCGCTGCGTTCGGGCTGCTGCGTGAGATGCAGCAGACGGAGGAACGCGGCGTGCCAGCCGATGAGATCACCGTGCTGAGCGTCCTGCCGGCCTGCTCAGGGCCGCCGGACCTGCCCAAGCTGAGGGAGCTGCATGCCTTTATCATCCGTAGAGGTCTGGACTGGACCGGCGGCAATGACATGGTGCCGAATGCTCTGATGGCAGCCTATGGGAGATGTGGATGCTTGCTCCATGCCAGCCATCTCTTTACTAGCATCCGGAGCAAGACGGTGAGCTCATGGAACACGCTGATCGGCGCCCACGCCCAGAACGGTGAGGTGAACACCGCGATCGAGCTGTTCCGTCAGATGGCTAGGGATTGTGGACTGAAGCCTGACTGGTTTAGCATTGGGAGCTTGCTCTTGGCATGTGGCAACCTGAAGCATTTGCTCCATTGCAAGGCCACCCATGGGTTCATCCTCAGGAATGGGCTGGAgagggattccttcatccggtccTCGCTCCTCTCGGCATACATCCAATGCGGGACGGTGTCTTTGGCTCGTTTGCTCTTCGATGATGATGCGGTGGAGAACGAAGAGGTGTCATGGAACACCATGATTGCTGGTTACTCACAGAACGGACTACCCAGTGAAGCACTCCAGCTCTTCAGGGAGATGCAATCCAATGTAGCAAGAGGACACCGGCCATTACTGATATCAGCAACAAGCGCCTTGATGGCTTGCTCAGAATTACCAGCTGTTCGATTAGGGAAGGAGATGCATTGTTTTGCCCTGAAAGCCAATTACTGCGAGGACTCGTTCCTATCAAGCTCACTGATAGGCATGTACTCAAAGTGCGGATTTGTGGATGATGCCAGGGCATTTTTCGACCGGTTGGAGGCGAAAGACGCTGTCTCGTGGACGGCGATGATCACCGGATACGCCGTCAATGGTGCTGGGAAGGAAGCTGTTGAGCTGTATGACAGGATGAGGAGGGAGGGGGTGGAACCTGATGAGTTCACCTACCTTGGCCTACTGGTGGCGTGTGGCCATGCCGGAATGTTGGAGGAGGGGCTACATTTATTCGAGGAGATGAGAAACCATTGTGAAACAGAGGCAAAGCTAGAACACTATGCCTGCGTTGTCGGCATGCTGAGCCGAGGAGGGCGCTTTGCCGATGCCGTGGCGCTCATGGAGGAGATGCCGGAGGAGCCCGATGCCAAGGTACTGAGCTCGGTGCTCTCTGCCTGCCACATACATGGAGAGGTTGAGCTGGGAATGGAGGTTGCTGAGAGGCTGCTTGAGCTGGAACCCGACAAGGCCGAGCACTATGTCCTCGCCTCCAACATGTACGCCGGAACTGGCCAGTGGGATGAGATGAGGAAGGTGAGGAAGATGCTCAGGGGCGCTGGCGTCGCCAAGGAGCCGGGCTGCAGCTGGATCGACGTTGCGGGCAAGGTGTACAGCTTCGTCGTTGGAGAGAACTCGCTCCCTGAGATGGACGAGGTATGGAGGATGTGCCACGGTCTCGAACAGAGGATCCGTGAGATCGGATACGTTCCCGACACCACGGTCGTGCTCCacgagctggaggaggaagaaaagGTGGAGGCGCTGCGATGGCACAGCGAGAAGCAGGCCATTGCGTTCGGGCTGCTGAGGACAGCCGGGCCGGCGAAGGTTAGGGTGTTCAAGAACATCAGGATGTGCAAGGACTGCCATAATGCTGCTAAGCTGATCTCCAAGGTAGTAGAGAGGGAGATTGTGGTTCGGGACAAGAAGAGGTTTCATCATTTCAGGGACGGGAAATGTTCCTGTGGCGACTACTGGTGA
- the LOC127292306 gene encoding uncharacterized protein isoform X1: MVTLSPDLQVMATLSPDLPDELVHEILFRLPPDEPACLFRLSVLSNPWRSLLSDPDFHHNYRKFNRSPPMLGFIYNSEVSSVTHFVPTTGPCPPCTFDPQPADFIVCDCRHGRVLLDNGEVSMELVVWDPMTGRRKDLSNPCRSLFYLGTAVLCAVYGCDHATCHDGPFHVVFVSIDAEAGSATAYKYSSETGEWSTPTSEFALFDEHDIVVEPDLFDELGPVEDGAALHSVLVEDSLHFLLMSGPQGSRILKYDVGRHFLSVIVLPAAVHYRSTILMATEDGRLGVAHLDRLILHLWSREVGPDGVAAWAEYRVIGLMPFLPIGDPAIKVELIGSVEGANIIFATTALGVYAIDLKLLRSRKLCEGQAIRPFFPFMSFYYPVSAEWQTGTSFLARASVAARHR, encoded by the exons ATGGTGACACTCTCTCCAGATCTGCAAGTCATGGCGACGCTCTCTCCAGATCTGCCGGACGAACTTGTCCATGAGATCCTCTTCCGCCTCCCGCCAGATGAGCCCGCATGCCTTTTCCGTCTCTCCGTACTCTCCAATCCCTGGCGCAGTCTCCTCTCCGATCCTGATTTCCACCACAACTACCGCAAGTTCAATCGGTCGCCTCCTATGCTCGGCTTCATCTACAACAGTGAGGTGAGCTCTGTCACTCACTTTGTCCCCACCACAGGGCCCTGCCCCCCATGCACTTTtgacccccagccggctgacttcATCGTGTGCGATTGCCGCCACGGCCgtgtcctcctcgacaacggtgAGGTGTCCATGGAGCTTGTGGTCTGGGACCCCATGACGGGCCGCCGAAAAGACCTGAGCAACCCCTGCAGGTCCTTGTTCTATCTCGGGACCGCAGTGCTATGTGCTGTGTACGGCTGCGACCATGCCACTTGCCACGACGGCCCTTTCCATGTTGTTTTTGTCAGTATTGATGCAGAGGCGGGGAGCGCAACCGCCTACAAGTACTCGTCGGAGACGGGTGAGTGGAGCACGCCGACGTCTGAGTTTGCCCTCTTCGACGAGCATGACATTGTCGTGGAGCCTGACCTCTTCGACGAGCTTGGCCCCGTTGAAGACGGTGCTGCGTTGCACAGTGTGCTTGTTGAAGACTCCCTCCACTTCCTCCTTATGTCTGGGCCACAAGGCTCTCGAATTCTCAAGTATGACGTAGGAAGGCATTTCCTCTCGGTGATCGTCCTGCCGGCGGCTGTTCATTACCGGAGCACCATTCTCATGGCAACAGAGGATGGAAGGCTGGGAGTTGCCCACCTGGACAGGCTTATCCTTCACCTGTGGTCAAGGGAGGTGGGTCCTGATGGAGTTGCAGCATGGGCGGAATATAGAGTCATCGGCCTCATGCCGTTTCTCCCCATTGGAGATCCTGCGATCAAAGTGGAGTTGATTGGCTCTGTGGAGGGTGCCAATATCATCTTCGCCACCACAGCTCTTGGCGTCTATGCTATTGACCTCAAGTTGCTGCGGTCAAGAAAGTTGTGTGAAGGACAAGCCATTCGACCgttcttccccttcatgagcttctACTATCCAG TTTCTGCAGAATGGCAAACTGGAACAAGTTTTCTGGCACGGGCATCGGTTGCTGCGCGTCACCGGTGA
- the LOC127292305 gene encoding non-specific lipid transfer protein GPI-anchored 14 has protein sequence MAFGGARRSCALLVMVVAVAVVGQLAGADFAADRAECADKLMGIATCLTYVQATATARAPTPDCCSGFKQVLGTSKKCLCVLVKDRDEPALGLKVNITRAMNLPSACAIAATFSDCPKILNMAPDSKEAEIFKQYGIEHEGKNATGAATPAASGAATGTTGGKSADAKSGAGRQRRANTVVFAVVSALLVSVFILGS, from the exons ATGGCTTTCGGAGGAGCTCGCCGTAGCTGCGCGCTGCTAGtgatggtggtggcggtggccgtGGTCGGGCAGCTGGCGGGCGCGGACTTCGCGGCGGACCGCGCGGAGTGCGCGGACAAGCTGATGGGCATCGCGACGTGCCTGACGTACGTGCAGGCCACGGCGACGGCGCGCGCGCCGACGCCGGACTGCTGCTCGGGGTTCAAGCAGGTGCTGGGGACCAGCAAGAAGTGCCTGTGCGTGCTGGTGAAGGACCGCGACGAGCCGGCGCTGGGGCTGAAGGTGAACATCACCCGCGCCATGAACCTGCCCTCCGCTTGCGCCATCGCCGCCACCTTCTCCGACTGCCCCAAGATCCTCAACATGGCGCCCGACTCCAAGGAGGCCGAGATCTTCAAGCAGTACGGCATCGAGCACGAGGGCAAGAACGCCACCGGCGCCGCCACCCCAGCCGCCTCGGGCGCCGCCACCG GTACCACCGGAGGCAAGAGCGCGGACGCCAAGTCCGGTGCAGGGAGGCAGCGCCGCGCCAACACGGTGGTCTTCGCCGTCGTCTCGGCGCTGCTCGTCTCAGTTTTCATTCTGGGCTCATAA
- the LOC127292306 gene encoding uncharacterized protein isoform X2, giving the protein MVTLSPDLQVMATLSPDLPDELVHEILFRLPPDEPACLFRLSVLSNPWRSLLSDPDFHHNYRKFNRSPPMLGFIYNSEVSSVTHFVPTTGPCPPCTFDPQPADFIVCDCRHGRVLLDNGEVSMELVVWDPMTGRRKDLSNPCRSLFYLGTAVLCAVYGCDHATCHDGPFHVVFVSIDAEAGSATAYKYSSETGEWSTPTSEFALFDEHDIVVEPDLFDELGPVEDGAALHSVLVEDSLHFLLMSGPQGSRILKYDVGRHFLSVIVLPAAVHYRSTILMATEDGRLGVAHLDRLILHLWSREVGPDGVAAWAEYRVIGLMPFLPIGDPAIKVELIGSVEGANIIFATTALGVYAIDLKLLRSRKLCEGQAIRPFFPFMSFYYPEWQTGTSFLARASVAARHR; this is encoded by the exons ATGGTGACACTCTCTCCAGATCTGCAAGTCATGGCGACGCTCTCTCCAGATCTGCCGGACGAACTTGTCCATGAGATCCTCTTCCGCCTCCCGCCAGATGAGCCCGCATGCCTTTTCCGTCTCTCCGTACTCTCCAATCCCTGGCGCAGTCTCCTCTCCGATCCTGATTTCCACCACAACTACCGCAAGTTCAATCGGTCGCCTCCTATGCTCGGCTTCATCTACAACAGTGAGGTGAGCTCTGTCACTCACTTTGTCCCCACCACAGGGCCCTGCCCCCCATGCACTTTtgacccccagccggctgacttcATCGTGTGCGATTGCCGCCACGGCCgtgtcctcctcgacaacggtgAGGTGTCCATGGAGCTTGTGGTCTGGGACCCCATGACGGGCCGCCGAAAAGACCTGAGCAACCCCTGCAGGTCCTTGTTCTATCTCGGGACCGCAGTGCTATGTGCTGTGTACGGCTGCGACCATGCCACTTGCCACGACGGCCCTTTCCATGTTGTTTTTGTCAGTATTGATGCAGAGGCGGGGAGCGCAACCGCCTACAAGTACTCGTCGGAGACGGGTGAGTGGAGCACGCCGACGTCTGAGTTTGCCCTCTTCGACGAGCATGACATTGTCGTGGAGCCTGACCTCTTCGACGAGCTTGGCCCCGTTGAAGACGGTGCTGCGTTGCACAGTGTGCTTGTTGAAGACTCCCTCCACTTCCTCCTTATGTCTGGGCCACAAGGCTCTCGAATTCTCAAGTATGACGTAGGAAGGCATTTCCTCTCGGTGATCGTCCTGCCGGCGGCTGTTCATTACCGGAGCACCATTCTCATGGCAACAGAGGATGGAAGGCTGGGAGTTGCCCACCTGGACAGGCTTATCCTTCACCTGTGGTCAAGGGAGGTGGGTCCTGATGGAGTTGCAGCATGGGCGGAATATAGAGTCATCGGCCTCATGCCGTTTCTCCCCATTGGAGATCCTGCGATCAAAGTGGAGTTGATTGGCTCTGTGGAGGGTGCCAATATCATCTTCGCCACCACAGCTCTTGGCGTCTATGCTATTGACCTCAAGTTGCTGCGGTCAAGAAAGTTGTGTGAAGGACAAGCCATTCGACCgttcttccccttcatgagcttctACTATCCAG AATGGCAAACTGGAACAAGTTTTCTGGCACGGGCATCGGTTGCTGCGCGTCACCGGTGA